In one Dreissena polymorpha isolate Duluth1 chromosome 7, UMN_Dpol_1.0, whole genome shotgun sequence genomic region, the following are encoded:
- the LOC127839105 gene encoding zinc phosphodiesterase ELAC protein 2 homolog — MRPRIITRLKSHLHQSCLTYSYSSYIKMDRKKSKTKVVSRLEASKRGKNDIPASASITLTVLSAAPEGTGSSVLLKLACDRYLFNAPESVQLFTESVNINMVNNIFFTRKSHEALSGLGGFLLCNTENFERSETIKLHGPPNVEKVLDLLSHFSEGHADPRARIEWRGLPHKSYEDAQVTVEYVPLYDERYDGNIENMHRNRADIDEEKEIEQAKHMTMAYIVKFKETAPKVDRHKLEALKIQSGPWVGELVKGRTVTLPDGRQLEPKDIIQEEGPVLGPLIVLEVPCEAYLTSLLTSPLHNLPSPDIIVHITPQSIIDDPRYQSFMKRYDCRHLILNEAAEMSYLPELHNACGIRNHIHGDIFPLPRGYSFTRPSIAEDTNTVYGCYHLNYMMRPYSSKGFHCDQIPQFHAGKAMEVAKEKIMEDVRKLNRSGGSSKEEHSKEWVDKAMERFKLKLKNGDAAPIFDKDYPEITFIGTGRGLRNRHKKEGHQESLLL, encoded by the exons ATGCGACCAAGAATTATTACACGGTTGAAATCACACCTGCATCAGAGTTGTTTAACTTATTCTTATTCTTCGTATATAAAAATG GATCGTAAAAAGAGCAAAACGAAGGTGGTTTCAAGATTGGAGGCCTCAAAGCGAGGCAAGAATGATATTCCTGCATCAGCCTCTATAACGCTGACTGTGCTGTCTGCTGCCCCAGAAGGCACTGGTTCCAGTGTTCTACTTAAGCTAGCTTGTGATAG GTATTTGTTTAATGCTCCAGAATCCGTGCAGTTATTCACAGAGAG TGTCAACATCAATATGGTGAACAATATTTTCTTCACGAGAAAAAGTCATGAAGCTCTGAGTGGACTAGGTG GGTTTCTATTGTGTAATACTGAAAATTTTGAGCGGTCTGAAACAATAAAACTACATGGACCTCCTAATGTG GAAAAGGTGCTGGACCTATTAAGTCACTTTTCAGAGGGACATGCTGATCCAAGGGCAAGAATTG AATGGCGTGGTTTGCCACACAAGTCATACGAAGATGCTCAAGTGACAGTGGAATATGTGCCTCTATATGACGAGCGTTATGATGGCAATATTGAGAACATGCATAGGAACAGAGCTGACATTGATGAGGAAAAGGAGATTGAGCAAGCTAAACATATGACAATGGCTTATATTGTCAAG TTCAAGGAGACTGCACCCAAGGTGGATAGACACAAACTGGAGGCACTCAAAATCCAAAG TGGACCCTGGGTAGGGGAGCTAGTTAAGGGCAGGACAGTCACACTGCCAGATGGTAGACAG CTGGAGCCTAAAGATATTATTCAAGAAGAGGGTCCGGTTTTGGGACCACTGATAG TGTTAGAAGTGCCTTGTGAGGCCTACCTGACTTCCCTGTTGACCTCCCCCCTTCACAACCTTCCTTCACCTGATATCATCGTGCACATCACCCCACAGAGCATCATAGACGACCCCAGATACCAGAGCTTCATGAAACG CTACGACTGTCGTCACCTGATTCTCAATGAAGCGGCCGAAATGAGCTACCTTCCCGAACTCCACAACGCATGTGGCATACGTAACCACATTCATGGAGATATATTCCCCCTACCTCGTGGGTACTCGTTCACGAGACCGTCTATAGCAGAGGACACCAACACTGTATATGGTTGCTACCATTTGAATTACATGATGAGGCCGTATAGTTCGAAGGGATTTCATTG TGACCAGATTCCACAGTTCCATGCAGGCAAGGCAATGGAGGTGGCGAAAGAGAAGATTATGGAAGACGTCCGAAAGCTGAACAGGTCTGGCGGCAGCAGTAAAGAGGAACACAGCAAGGAATGGGTGGACAAAGCGATGGAAAGGTTTAAGCTTAAGCTGAAGAATGGTGATGCAG CGCCTATATTTGATAAAGACTATCCAGAGATAACATTTATTGGCACGGGCCGGGGTCTGCGAAACCGTCACAAAAAAGAGGGGCATCAGGAATCCTTGTTACTTTAA